The DNA window CACTTCGGCGCGATCCTGGGCACCGGCAGCCTGACGCGGTACAACCGGCGCATCGGCGCGCCGACCGTCGTGATCCACGGCCGCGCCGACAAGCTGATGCGCCCCTCCGGGGGCCGGGCCGTTGCGCGCGCCGTCACCGGGGCTCGACTATTCTTGTTTGACGGCATGGGCCACGACCTACCTCAACAACTGTGGGATCGGCTGATCGGCGTGCTGACGAGCAATTTCGCCGAGGCCAGCTGAGGTCGGTCGGCCGGGATTTTCACGGGGTTGGGAGCGAATTCCGTGGGAACTCTGTCAGGGCCAAAATCGTGGCGTTGGAAGGATGGTTGACGATGAGCGACCTGAAACCCTATTACGAAGAGTCGCAGGCGACGTACGACCTCTCGGACGACTTCTTCGCGTTGTTCCTCGACCCCAACATGGTCTACACCTGCGCCTACTTCGAGCGCGACGACATGACGCTGGAAGAGGCGCAGCTCGCGAAGCTGGACCTGGGGCTGGACAAGCTGCACCTCGAGCCCGGAATGACGCTGCTCGACGTCGGATGCGGCTGGGGCGGGGCCGTGGTCCGAGCCCTCGAGAAATACGACGTCAACGTCATCGGGATCACGCTGAGCCGAAATCACTACGCGCGCACCAGAGATCGGCTGGCCGAGATTCCGACGACCCGGCGGGCCGAGGCCCGGCTGCAGGGTTGGGAGGAGTTCGACGAACCCGTCGACCGGATCATCAGTTTCGAGGCGTTCGACGCGTTCAAGAAGGAGCGGTGGCCCGTTTTCTGGGACTGGGCCTACAAGACGCTCCCCGACAACAGCCGGATGATGATGCACAGCATCTTCACGCGGCCGCAGTCATACTGGCACGAGCACGGCATCCCGATCACGATGACGGACCTGCGTTTCCTGCGCTTCCTCGGCAAGGAGATCTTCCCCGGCGGGCAGATGTGCGGCGAACCCGACATCGTCGACAACGCACGCCACAGCGGGTTCTCCATCGAGCAGGTCCAATACCTGCAGCCCCATTACGCCCGGACCCTCGACATGTGGGCGGCCAACCTGGAGGCCAACCGCGAACGCGCTATCGCCGTCCAATCCGAAGAGGTCTACGACCGCTTCATGCGCTATCTCACCGGCTGCGCGGGCCTGTTCCGTAAGGGCATCTCCAGCGTCGCCCAGTACACGCTCACGAAGTGAGGGCGGCCGCCCACGGCGCGCCGCCGGATCCCGCTGCGCCACTTCGGGTTCGGCCGACGGTTCACACGGAGCGCAGCTCGTCCGGCGCGCATGCGCCGACGGTCCCCACCTCGTACGTCTTCGACGCTGTGGCGCTTTCGCGGCCGGGATCGCTTTCCGTTCGGCGCCCGCCGCGGCCGCCGTCGTGGCGCGTTGGCAAACAAGCGACCGCTGGGTAGCATCGCTGCGAACGTAAACCAGGAGAGCATTTCCAGCATGTCCGAGCAACCGACGAGTCCGGGGACGACGCGGACGCCGTTCGATGACGTCCGGCCCGGCTACGACGTGGTCATCGTCGGTGCCGGTTTCGGCGGCATCGGCGCGGCGATACAGCTCAAACGGCTCGGATACGACAACATCGCGATCCTGGAACGCGAGCCCGGCCTTGGGGGCACCTGGTACCTCAACCGGTATCCGGGCCTGGCCGTTGACGTTCCGGGCACCACCTACTCGTACTGGTTCGAGCCCAACCCGCACTGGTCACGGCTGTTTCCGCCCGGTGCCGAGCTGCGGCAGTACGCCGAAGACGTCGCCGACAAGTACGACGTGCGCCGCCACATCCGGTTCGACACGACCGTCGAGAGCGCGCGCTGGGACGAGGACGCTCACGTGTGGCGGGTGGCACTGGCCGGCGGCGACGGCCTGACGACGCGCTTTCTGATCACCGCCACCGGATTCCTGTCACAGCCGCACACACCGCAGATTCCCGGCATCGAGGGTTTCGGCGGCAAGATCGTCCACACCACGGCGTGGGATCACGACTACGAGTTCGAGGGGCGGCGCGTCGCGCTCATCGGAACCGGGGCGACCGCGGTGCAGTTGATTCCCCAACTGGCCGCCAAAGCCTCCGACCTCACGGTGTACCAGCGCACCGCGATCCATGTGGTGCCCAAGATCGACTTCGCCATCCCGGCCTGGCTGCGTTGGGTGTTCGCCCAGATCCCGCTTGTGCAGCGCGCCCTCAGGCAGGTGACCGACACCGTTTTCGACGTGATCCTGGACGGTGCGCTGCACTACCGCGGTTTGCGGCGGCTGAACATCGCCGCGTCGGATCTCTCGAAGATCAACCGCTTCATCGCGATCCGCGACAAGGAATTGCGCCGCAAGCTGACGCCCGACTACGACTTCGGCTGCAAACGCCCGACCTGGTCGAACAGCTACTATCGCACCTTCGCCAAGCCCCACGTACATCTGGAGACCAACCGCATCGAGCGGATCGAGCCCGACGGCATCGTCACCGTCGACGGACACAAGACCGTCATCGACACGTTGGTGCTGGCCACCGGTTTCGACCTCTGGGACGCCAACTTCCCCGCCTTCGAGGTGGTCGGCCGAAAGGAGCGGAACCTCGGGAAATGGTGGCGCGATGCCGGGTTCCAGTCCTACCAGGGAGTGTCCATACCGTATTTCCCCAACCTGTTGAGCCTGGCCAGCCCGTTCGCGTTTTCCAGCTTGTCGTTCTTCAACACCGTCGAATATCAAATGCGGCACATGGACCGGCTTTTCGGTGAGCTCCAGCGCCGGGGAGCCACCGAGTTCGAGGTGACCGAGGGGGCGATGGCGCGGTTCATGGATCGGATGACCGCACGCCTCGACAAGACCGTCTTCCACGCGGGCGACTGCACCACCTCGCGGTCCTATTACTTCGACCCCACCGGCAGGGCGTCATTGCTGCGGCCCACGTCGGTGCTCAACGCGGTGCGGGAGGCGTCGCGCTTCCCGCTGACCGATTACACGATCAGCTGACCCGAATCGAGAAATCCCCCGCAAGCGTGTTTTGAATCCATCGCTCGTGCCCGACCGCGAGTAGGGTGCCCGCAACGGCATCGAGCAAAGGTGCCGGTCCGGTCGGGAGGCCACGATGTTCGAGCACCGGGTGGGGACCACGCTCAAGCGGTCGGATCATGACTCCAATCTCGAGAACGTGCAGGCACACTACGACCTGTCGAACGAGTTCTTCGCGCTGTTCGTGGATCCGACACGCACCTACAGCTGCGCCTACTTCCCGCACCAGGGCATGTCCCTGCACGAGGCTCAGCTCGCCAAAGTCGACCTGACGCTCGACAAGCTGGGGTTGCGGCCGGGGATGACGCTGCTCGACATCGGCTGCGGCTGGGGTTCGGTGCTGAAGCGCGCCGTCGAGCGCTACGACGTCAACGTCGTCGGCCTGACGCTGTCGAAGAACCAGCACTCCTACTGCCGGCAGGTTCTCGAGGGCATCGACACCGACCGGTCGCGACGGGTGCTGCTGCGCGACTGGGCGGAGTTCGACGAACCGGTGGACCGCATCGTCGTCATCGAGGCGCTGGAGCACTTCGGGTTCGACCGGTACGACGACTTCTTCAAGTTCGTCTACAACGCCCTGCCCGCCGACGGCGTCATGCTGCTGCACTCGATCACCGGGCTGCACGTCAGGCAGGTCATCGAGCGCGGCATCCCGCTGACGATGGAGATGGCGAAGTTCATCCGGTTCATCGTGACCGAAATCTTCCCGGGTGGCCGGCTGCCGACGATCGAGACGGTCGAAGAGCACGCGGCGAACGCAGGTTTCACGGTGCCCCGCGTCCAGTCGTTGCAGCCGGACTTCGCCAGGACCCTCGACCTCTGGACCGGTGCACTGGAGGCACGACACGACGAGGCGGTCGCCATCCAGTCCGAGGAGGTCTACCAGCGCTACCTGAAGTACCTGACCGGATGCGCCAACGCGTTCCGGATGGGCTACATCGACTGCAACCAGTTCACCCTGGCAAAGTGAGGCTCTCGTGCCGACCAGCGTATTTCGGGAGCGCACGGCGCAGTGGGTATGGTTGCAACGAACATCACCCAGGAGAACAACACAGCATGGTTGAGCAACCGAAGAGCCCCACCAAGACGCGGACACGCTTCGAGGACATCCAGGCCCACTACGACGTCTCCGACGACTTCTTCGCGCTGTTCCAGGATCCGAGCCGGACGTACAGCTGCGCGTATTTCGAGCGCGACGACATGACCCTCGAAGAGGCCCAGTACGCCAAGATCGACCTGAACCTGGACAAGCTGGACCTCAAGCCGGGCATGACGCTGCTCGACATCGGTTGCGGGTGGGGCACCACGATGAAGCGGGCCGTCGAGCGCTTCGACGTCAACGTGATCGGCCTGACGCTGTCGAAGAACCAGCACGCCCGCTGCGAGCAGGTGCTCGGCGCGCTCGACACCACCCGCTCGCGTCAGGTGCGGCTGCACGGCTGGGAGGACTTCAACGAACCGGTCGACCGGATCGTGTCGATCGAGGCCTTCGAGCATTTCGGGCACGAGAACTACGCCGACTTCTTCAAGCGGTGCTTCGACATCATGCCCGACGACGGCCGGATGACCGTGCAGAGCAGCGTCAGCTACCACCCCTACGAGATGGCGGCCCGCGGCAAGAGAATCACCTGGGAGACGGCGCGCTTCATCAAGTTCATCGTCACCGAGATCTTCCCCGGTGGCCGGCTGCCCTCCACCGAGATGATGGTCGAGCGCGGCGAGAAGGCGGGTTTCGTTGTGCCCGAACCGCTTTCGCTGCGTCCCCACTATATCAAGACGCTGCACATCTGGGGTGACACGCTGGAGTCAAACCGGGAGAAGGCCATCGAGGTCACCTCCGAAGAGGTCTACGACCGCTACATGAAGTACCTGCGGGGCTGCGAGCACTATTTCTCCGACGAGATGCTGGACTGCAGCCTGGTGACCTACCTCAAGCCGGGGGCGGCCGCCTAGCTGGTCGCAACGGTGCCGCGCCGTTCGTGGGACAGGTAGAGAGTGAAAGCACACGGCTTCGCTCCAGCGAAGCCGGGGCGCTGGTGCCGCTCGAGGAGCAGGACCGGGGCCGAGGGGGCTGCGGGCCCGTACCTGCCGCAGGCGGTGATCGCGGCGTTGCACGCGACGGCGCCGTCCCGGGAGCAGACGGATTGGCCGGCGATCTGTGTGGCCTACCGGTTGGCGTGGCTGACCGGCTCGCCGGTGGTGCGTGCCAACCGCGCGCTGGCCGTCGTGTTCCGCGACGGCTCGCTGGCCGGCCTGGACGAGGTCGCCGACGATGCCCGGCTGGCCCGCTCGAACCTCGTCGCGACGGTGCGCGCCGATTTGCTGCGGCGCGCCGGGCGACCGGCCGAGGCCGTCGCCTGGTACCGGGCCGCCTTGGAAGCCAACGGATCCGAGCCGGGTCGGGCGTTTCCGCGACGCCGCATCGCCGAATGCGGCAGCTAAGCGTTTTCGCCACACCAGTCACACCGGTAGCGCCCGGGAAGCCGCCATTCCGATTGCAGACCCGATATCGCGGGCGATATCGCGTTTGAAACTTGTCTAATGGTTCAGGCGCGGTTGGCGGCGCCACAGGCGCGGGCACGCTTCATTCGTCGGCACCCTGGGGGCGCCGACTCACTACGCCTCGGCGAAGTTGCGGGTGATCGACGGGTCGACGGGAATGCCCGGGCCGGTCGTCGTCGAGACGGTGATCTTCTTCAGGTACCGGCCCTTTGACGCGGACGGCTTGAGCCGCAGCACCTCGTCGAGCGCGGCGCCGTAGTTCTCGGCGAGGCTCTTCTCGTCGAAGGACGCCTTGCCGATGACGAAGTGCAGGTTGGCCTGCTTGTCCACCCGGAAGTTGATCTTGCCGCCCTTGATGTCGGCGACGGCCTTGGCGACGTCGGGGGTGACGGTGCCCGTCTTGGGGTTGGGCATCAGGCCGCGCGGACCCAGCACCCGGGCGATGCGGCCGACCTTGGCCATCTGGTCGGGCGTCGCGATGGCGGCGTCGAAGTCGAGGAACCCGCCCTGGATCTTCTCGATCAGGTCGTCGCTGCCGACGATGTCGGCCCCGGCGGCCTGCGCCTGTTCGGCCTTCTCCCCGACCGCGAACACCGCGACCCGGGCCGTCTTGCCGGTGCCGTGCGGCAGGTTGACGGTGCCGCGGACCATCTGGTCGGCCTTGCGCGGGTCGACGCCGAGGCGGATCGCGACCTCGACGGTCGCGTCCTGCTTGGCCGACGACGTCTCCTTGGCCAGCTTGGCCGCCTCCAGCGGGCTGTACAGTTTGTCGCGGTCCACCTTCTCCGCGGCGGCGCGGTAGGCCTTGCTGTTCTTGCTCATCAGGTATCCAATCTCGTGGTTGGTTGTGGTTGTCAAGCGGGCCGAAGCTGGCCCTCCCACCCGTCGGTGACGGTTATTCGACGGTGATGCCCATCGACCGGGCCGTCCCGGCGATGATCTTGGCGGCGGCGTCGATGTCGTTGGCGTTCAGGTCGGACTTCTTGGTCTCGGCGATCTCGCGGACCTGGTCCCAACTGACCTTGGCGACCTTGGTCTTGTGCGGCTCCGCCGAGCCCTTGCCCACACCGGCCGCCTTGAGCAGCAGCTTGGCGGCGGGCGGCGTCTTGAGCGCGAAGGTGAAGCTGCGGTCCTCGTAGACGGTGATCTCCACCGGGATGACCTGGCCGCGCTGGTTCTCCGTGGCCGCGTTGTAGGCCTTGCAGAACTCCATGATGTTGACGCCGTGCTGGCCGAGCGCCGGCCCGACCGGCGGGGCCGGGTTGGCCTGCCCGGCCTGGATCTGCAGCTTGATCAGCCCGGCGACTTTCTTCTTCGGGGCCATGAGATTGGGTGTTCCTTCCTGGGTTGTGCAGCCGGTCCGCCGGCTAGATCTTCGAGACTTGGCCGAACGTCAACTCCACCGGCGTTTCCCGGCCGAAGATCGACACCAGCACCTTGAGCTTCTGCTGTTCGGCGTTGACCTCGTTGATCGTGGCCGGCAACGTGGCGAACGGCCCGTCCATGACCGTCACCGATTCGCCGACCTCGTAGTCGACCTCGACGGCCGGACGTTCCAGACCACCCGTCTCGGCGGCGACCGCGGTGCCGGCCGCACCCTTGGCGGGCTTCTTCGCCGCGCCGCGCGGGAGCAGGAACTTCACCACGTCGTCGAGGGTCAGCGCCGACGGGCGCGACGTCGCGCCGACGAACCCGGTCACCCCGGGGGTATTGCGCACCGCGGCCCACGAGTCGTCGGTCAGGTCCATGCGCACCAGGATGTAGCCGGGCAGCACCTTGCGGTTGACCTGCTTGCGCTGGCCGTTCTTGATCTCGGTGACCTCTTCGGTGGGAACCTCCACCTGGAATATGTAGTCGCCGACGTCGAGATTCTGCACCCGGGTTTCCAGGTTGGCTTTGACCTTGTTCTCGTAGCCGGCATAGGAGTGGATGACATACCAGTCGCCGGGCTTGCTGCGCAGCTCCGCCTTGAGCGCGGTGGCCGGGTCGACGTCTTCGGCCGACTCCGCCGGAGCCTCGGGCACGGCGGCGTCGGAGGCCTCAGCGGCCTCCAGCGCCTGGTGGGGCTCGGCGGCCTCCAGCGCCGGGGGCGCCTCTTCGCGCTCCTCCACGTCGACCGCTTCGCCCGCGGACGTGTCACCGTCGAAGGTACTCACGGTTTTCAGTCCTTCCTGTCAGTCTCGAAAGCTCAGCCGAACACCAGCAGCACGAGCTTGGTCAGGCCGAAGTCCGCGAGCCCGACCAGCGCCACCATGAAGGCGAGGAACACCAGCACCACCGAGGTGTAGGTGAGCATCTGCTTGCGGTTCGGCCAGATCACCTTCCGCATCTCCGCAACGACCTGCTTGAGGTAGTTGTAGACGAAGACGAACGGGTTGGCGGAACTGCCGGCTTTCGTGGCCTTCGGCGCCTTCGCCGCCTTGCTCTTGAGGCCCTTCTTGGCCCTGCCCTTGCCCGTCCCGGCCTCGGCCGACGATTCGTCTCCGCCGGCGCCGCCCGCGTCGTCCGCCCGCTGCCGGGACCGCTTACCCGTGGGCCGTTGCGGGCGCGCCGCGGTCTGGGTCGCCACCGCCGAGCGGCCGCCGCTCCCGCGGCTCTGCTCGGTGTCGCCGCCGTCGCGTGCGGCGTCGTCGGCAACGTCCTTCTCGTCGCTCACCGCATGCTCCTTCGTCCGATAACTATTTCGTGAGCCGTCCCGTTGTGATGAGGCACACTTCCAGTGTCCACCATGGCACGATACCCAGTGTCCGACTCCTCCTCAGGCCGTCCCGGCCTGCATCGTCGTCGGACGTACGCCGTCAGCAGGGGCGACAGGACTTGAACCTGCAACCTGCGGTTTTGGAGACCGCTGCTCTGCCAGTTGAGCTACGCCCCTTCGCGGTTGGCAGGACAGATCCACCTCCGACCCGGTCCAACCCTGTCCTCGGGGCTTGCACGGCGCGCGCTTCCGCTCGTGCAATTCGTGGGAAGCGCGTTAATGCTGGGAAAACCCCGAGGTCCGAGTGTACATCGACGCGCGAGTCAGTTACTAATCACGCAGTTCTGACGACCTGTCCCGATTCCGCGTCCCATTTCAGCTGGATCGAGTTGTCACCCTCGTGCCCCATCAGGGTCGTGTACGCCTCCAGGATCACCTCACCGTCCTCGTTGGTGCAGGTGTTCTTCGTGACGACGATGTCGGCGCCGAAACGCTCGTCCACCGAATAGATCTCCATCCTGGCGAACAGCTTGTCGCCGACGCGCACCGGCCTGAGGTAGACGAACTTCTGGTCGACCTGGACGATCTGCATCGTCTCCATGCCCACATCGACGTTCCGGAAGAAATCGTCCTGCACGAGTTTCGCGAAGATCGATACGAACGTCAGCGGCGCGATGATGTTGTCATGGCCCAGCTCGGCCGCCTTCTCCTCGTAAAAGGCCGCGGGATCGGTGCACTTGACCGCGCGCGCGAAGCTGCGGACCTGCTCGCGGCCCACGACGAAGTGGTCCGGGTACCGCCAGACCATGCCGCGGATGTCGACCTTGAGCGCCATCGGCTACGCCAGTGTGGCCGACGCGATGGCCCGGCCGAAGATCTTCTTACCCCCGGTGGTGGCCGTGAGGGCGATGGTCACCGACTTGGTCTCGGGATCGACCGACTTGACCTTCCCGCTGAACACGAGCTCGGCGCCCTTGCCGTCGTTGGGCACCGGCACCACGGCGGTGAACCGCACGTTGTACTCGGTGACCGCCCCGGGGTCGCCGACCCAGGACGTCACGTAGCCCCCGCCGATGCCCATGGTCAGCATCCCGTGCGCGATGGCGGTGTCCAGCCCGACGACCTTGGCGATCTCGTCGTCCCAGTGGATCGGGTTCAGATCGCCGGAGACCCCCGCGTAGTTCACCAGGTCCTGGCGCGTCAGCGGGTAGGTCTTCTCCGGCAGCTGGTCGCCCACCTTCACCGAACTGAACTCACGTAGTGGCATGTGCAAATCCCTCTTCTCCGTTGTCCCCGGCACGGCCGGCCAAGGTCGTATAGGTCTCCTGAACGACCTCGCCGGCCTCGTTGGTGACGATGTTCCTCGTCACGATGATCTGGGTGCCGTGCGCCTCACGCACCGAGTCCACGTAGACGTCGCAGTAGAGTTTGTCGCCCACCACGATCGGCCGCTTGAACTTCAGAACCTGGTCGACCTGGACGATCTGCTGGTCTGTGACCGCGACGTTGGCATGCTCGAAGAACGCCGACTGCGCCCGATAGCCGAACACGCTGATGAACGTCAGCGGCGCCGTCAGGCCGTCATACCCGAGCTCGGCAGCCGCCTTTTCCTCGAAAAACGCCTCGTCATCGTTGTGCACGGCGACGGCGTATTCGCGGATCTTTTCGCGTTCCACCTCGTAATGGTCGGGATAGCGGTAGTGCATCCCGACGATCCTCGTCAACGACACGGCGTTCGAACCTACCTAGTCGATCCGGATAACCAGCTTGCGTGTCGGCGCTAACGCGTCTCGCGATGCGCCTGATGCTTGCCGCAGTTCGGGCAGAACTTCTTCAACTCCAGGCGGTCGGGGTCGTTACGGCGGTTCTTCTTGGTGATGTAGTTGCGGTGCTTGCACACCTCACACGCCAAGGTGATCTTGGGCCGTACATCGGTGCTGGAAGCCATGTCCCGTTCTCTCTCGAAGATTGTTGTGTTGTAGCGATGGCCGGACTCGAACCGGCGACCTAACGATTATGAGTCGTTCGCTCTAACCGACTGAGCTACATCGCCTCTGTACGCCGCCAGCCTGCCCGGCGTCCGCCGAGCCCCCTAACGGAATCGAACCGTTGACCTTTTCCTTACCATGGAAACGCTCTGCCGACTGAGCTAAGGGGGCCGTTCACCCGAATCGACCGGTGATGCCGCGGGCCTAGAAGAGGGTACAACCCGGCTCGCGACCTCACCAAACCACGTGCGGATTGCGCAGCCGGGCGACGAGAACCGCCCGACGGCGGAACAACGGGCTGACGACGAGGATCACCCCCGATTCTCGCTGCGGCGGGGTTCCCACGCGCGGAGGTCGCTGAACTCGTCGTACTCCTCGTCGGGTGGTTCGCCCTCCCCGGCACCACCCTCGTTGAGCAGGGTCCGCAGCGCGAGGTGGACGGCTTCGCGCGTGTCTGCCAGGCCGTATCGACGAATAGCCTCATCGACCAGGTCGGTGTCGATCACGATCTCGACCTTCTTCTTCATGCGCCAACAATACCCAGTGCATACAAGCGCAATCGAGACTCACGGGGCGTCGGCCGAGCACGTCGCCGGCGCTGCCGCACGGCTGCGGTCGGCGCATCCCGGGCGAGCCCTAGTCTGATGGGGTGTCAGAGGACCGTCTCTACTTCCGTCAACTGCTCTCCGGTCGCGACTTCGCCGCCGGCGATGTGGTCGCGACGCAGATGCGCAATTTCGCCTACCTGATCGGCGATCGACAGACCGGTGACTGCGTCGTCGTCGACCCGGCCTACGCCGCCGGCGACCTTGCCGACACGCTGGAGGCCGACGGCATGCACCTGTCCGGGGTCCTGGTCACCCACCATCATCCCGACCACGTGGGCGGTTCGATGATGGGCTTCGAGTTGAAGGGCCTGGCCGAGCTACTGGATCGCAAGGCCGTGCCCGTGCACGTGAACACCCATGAGGCACAGTGGGTCTCGCGCGTGACCGGGATCGGGATGGGCGACCTGACCACCCATGAGGACCACGACAAGGTCACCGTCGGCGACATCGCGATCGAGCTGCTGCACACCCCGGGACACACGCCGGGCAGCCAGTGCTTCCTGCTCGACGGCCGACTGGTCGCCGGCGACACGTTGTTCCTGGACGGCTGCGGGCGCACGGACTTCCCCGGTGGAAACTCCGACGAGATGTACCGCAGCCTGCAGCGGCTCGCCACGCTGCCCGGCGATCCGACGGTGTTTCCGGGGCACTGGTACTCGGCCGACCCGAGCGCATCGTTGTCGGAGGTCAAGCGTTCCAATTACGTGTACCGCGCCGCCGATCTCGAGCAGTGGCGAATGCTGATGGGCGGCTGAGCGACACCGCGGCGCGCGATCCCGTCGAAGAGTTCCCCGGTCGGCGGTGTCCGGAAGCATTTACGATCGACCCGGCGAACGACGGTTCTCCTTCCCCAAACCGCCGACTGTGGCCGAATACGAGAATGCCGCCGACGGCCATGCCAACGTCGTGGAATTGCAACTGCCGCGGGAGTTGCCCGTACTCGCCCCGGGCCAGGAGTGGCGGATGGTGTGGGATTCGGCGCTCGACCTTGCCGAGATCGGGCACGGCATCGAGTCGCGCGGCACCGGCACCGTGACCTACAACGACCGTCCCGAACGGCCGGCCGCGCGGCTGGCGGCTGCGGCAGCCCCATCGGGTGCCGCTGGAAACGAGGGTGGAGCTGGACTGGGACGCCCTGCCCCCCGTTCAGCGGATCGAACTGCTGACGACGCACGACCCGGCGAAGCGGGAGAAGCAGAAGCTGGAGTTGCTGCGCGGTCTCTTGACCTAACTCCCACTATGCGAGCAAGAAGACGCGGCCCGAGGTGTTCCGCGACGGGATCGAACGGATCAACGGCGCCGTGTGCGAGACCCAGGACAGGTGGCGTCCCCGACAGCTCGACCAGCCCCCCGACGTCAGCCTGCGCTGGGGCGACGCCGGGACGAACTGGGCAGGCACCGCGGTCAGCACGTGTGACACCCGGTCCGACGGGGCGCTCGACGGTCGATCTGATTCAATCGACTCCGCTGTCCGTATCGAAGGAGCACCCAGTGAGCGGCCCGGTCGTCTACAGCCTCGAGGATTCCGTCGCCGTCATCCGGATGGATGACGGCAAGGTCAACGCGCTGGGCCCGGCGATGCAGCAGGCGATCGGCGAGGCGATCGACCGGGCCGACCGGGAGAACGCCGGGGCGGTGGTGATCGCCGGCAACGACCGGGTCTTCAGTGGCGGCTTCGATTTGAAGATCCTCACTTCCGGCGAGGTGCAACCGGCGATCGACATGCTGCGGGGCGGCTTCGAACTGGCGCATCGGCTGCTGTCCTACCCGAAGCCGGTGGTGATGGCCTGCACCGGCCACGCCATCGCGATGGGGGCCTTCCTGCTGTCCTCCGGCGACCACCGCGTGGCCGCCCACGCCTACAACATCCAGGCCAACGAGGTCGCAATCGGCATGACCATCCCGTATGCGGCCCTCGAGATCATGAAGCTGCGGCTGACGCGTTCGGCGTACCAGCAGGCCACCGTCCTGGCCAAGACGTTCTTCGGAGAGACCGCGCTGGCAGCCGGCTTCGTCGACGAGATCGTGCTGCCCGAGATGGTGCTCAGCCGCGCCCGGGAAGCCGCGCGCGAATTCGCCGGCCTGCACCAGCGGGCCCACGCCGCGACCAAGTTGCGCGCCCGCGCCGATGCGCTACAGGCCATTCGCGCCGGGATCGACGGGATCGAAGCCGAGTTCGGGCTGTAGGACTGCGGCTTGTGAGGAAAGGGGCGGCTGCGGGGCAGCCGCCCCCAACCACCTCCTCCGTCAAGAAGTCTGGCACGTCGGCGCGATCTCGTCACGCCACCCGGCGTATCCCTCGACGGGCGGCGAACACGTCAGGGGAGGCGGAAATGAGGAGGGGGACGGATGTGGCCTGCCCGGCACTCAGTCCTCCGCTGAAACCCATTGGTATGGGAGGAATTTGCCGTCGAACGTCACGACGACGCGGTCCCCGGACGGGTGCGGTTTCTTGTGCAGGTCGACGCTGAAGTTGATCGCGCTCATGATCCCGTCGCCGAACTGCTCGTGGATCAGCTCCTTGAGGGCGCCGCCGTACACCTGCAGCGCCTCGTAGAAGCGGTAGATCGTCGGGTCGGTCGGCACCGCGGTCGGGAGCCCGCCGCGCATCGGCGGAGCGGCCAGCACCGGCACCGCCGATGCGTCCAGGCCGAGCATCTCCACCAGGATTTCGCCGAACTCGGCGGGCACCGGCTGCTGGCCGAGCAGGGCGGACGTGGTCCACACGACCGGTCTGCCGATGGCGTCGGCCAACTGCTGCCAGCTCAGGCCCCGCGCCAGGCGGGCCAGGACGATCTGTTCGGTGAGTTCGTGTCGGTTCATGGCCCCAGCATGCACTCCCGCGACCGGCGCGCGGGCGGCGAAGCGGGCGTACGCTGCCCCCCGTCGGAGCATGGCCAATCCCTGCCCGCGGGCGAGGAACAGCGC is part of the Mycobacterium sp. HUMS_12744610 genome and encodes:
- a CDS encoding cyclopropane mycolic acid synthase family methyltransferase; amino-acid sequence: MSDLKPYYEESQATYDLSDDFFALFLDPNMVYTCAYFERDDMTLEEAQLAKLDLGLDKLHLEPGMTLLDVGCGWGGAVVRALEKYDVNVIGITLSRNHYARTRDRLAEIPTTRRAEARLQGWEEFDEPVDRIISFEAFDAFKKERWPVFWDWAYKTLPDNSRMMMHSIFTRPQSYWHEHGIPITMTDLRFLRFLGKEIFPGGQMCGEPDIVDNARHSGFSIEQVQYLQPHYARTLDMWAANLEANRERAIAVQSEEVYDRFMRYLTGCAGLFRKGISSVAQYTLTK
- a CDS encoding flavin-containing monooxygenase yields the protein MSEQPTSPGTTRTPFDDVRPGYDVVIVGAGFGGIGAAIQLKRLGYDNIAILEREPGLGGTWYLNRYPGLAVDVPGTTYSYWFEPNPHWSRLFPPGAELRQYAEDVADKYDVRRHIRFDTTVESARWDEDAHVWRVALAGGDGLTTRFLITATGFLSQPHTPQIPGIEGFGGKIVHTTAWDHDYEFEGRRVALIGTGATAVQLIPQLAAKASDLTVYQRTAIHVVPKIDFAIPAWLRWVFAQIPLVQRALRQVTDTVFDVILDGALHYRGLRRLNIAASDLSKINRFIAIRDKELRRKLTPDYDFGCKRPTWSNSYYRTFAKPHVHLETNRIERIEPDGIVTVDGHKTVIDTLVLATGFDLWDANFPAFEVVGRKERNLGKWWRDAGFQSYQGVSIPYFPNLLSLASPFAFSSLSFFNTVEYQMRHMDRLFGELQRRGATEFEVTEGAMARFMDRMTARLDKTVFHAGDCTTSRSYYFDPTGRASLLRPTSVLNAVREASRFPLTDYTIS
- a CDS encoding cyclopropane mycolic acid synthase family methyltransferase → MFEHRVGTTLKRSDHDSNLENVQAHYDLSNEFFALFVDPTRTYSCAYFPHQGMSLHEAQLAKVDLTLDKLGLRPGMTLLDIGCGWGSVLKRAVERYDVNVVGLTLSKNQHSYCRQVLEGIDTDRSRRVLLRDWAEFDEPVDRIVVIEALEHFGFDRYDDFFKFVYNALPADGVMLLHSITGLHVRQVIERGIPLTMEMAKFIRFIVTEIFPGGRLPTIETVEEHAANAGFTVPRVQSLQPDFARTLDLWTGALEARHDEAVAIQSEEVYQRYLKYLTGCANAFRMGYIDCNQFTLAK
- the mmaA4 gene encoding hydroxymycolate synthase MmaA4, translating into MVEQPKSPTKTRTRFEDIQAHYDVSDDFFALFQDPSRTYSCAYFERDDMTLEEAQYAKIDLNLDKLDLKPGMTLLDIGCGWGTTMKRAVERFDVNVIGLTLSKNQHARCEQVLGALDTTRSRQVRLHGWEDFNEPVDRIVSIEAFEHFGHENYADFFKRCFDIMPDDGRMTVQSSVSYHPYEMAARGKRITWETARFIKFIVTEIFPGGRLPSTEMMVERGEKAGFVVPEPLSLRPHYIKTLHIWGDTLESNREKAIEVTSEEVYDRYMKYLRGCEHYFSDEMLDCSLVTYLKPGAAA
- the rplA gene encoding 50S ribosomal protein L1: MSKNSKAYRAAAEKVDRDKLYSPLEAAKLAKETSSAKQDATVEVAIRLGVDPRKADQMVRGTVNLPHGTGKTARVAVFAVGEKAEQAQAAGADIVGSDDLIEKIQGGFLDFDAAIATPDQMAKVGRIARVLGPRGLMPNPKTGTVTPDVAKAVADIKGGKINFRVDKQANLHFVIGKASFDEKSLAENYGAALDEVLRLKPSASKGRYLKKITVSTTTGPGIPVDPSITRNFAEA
- the rplK gene encoding 50S ribosomal protein L11, yielding MAPKKKVAGLIKLQIQAGQANPAPPVGPALGQHGVNIMEFCKAYNAATENQRGQVIPVEITVYEDRSFTFALKTPPAAKLLLKAAGVGKGSAEPHKTKVAKVSWDQVREIAETKKSDLNANDIDAAAKIIAGTARSMGITVE